In Streptomyces paludis, the genomic stretch CCTGGAGCGATCGAACGACTGCTCGAAACTTACGAAGGCGCGCCCGCCCGCCGCCACTCAATTGACGCCGCCCGTCAACCGCGCCCGTCGCCCGCGCCCGCCAGCAGCCGGACAAGCCGACAACCGGACAAAGGGACCGGGCCCGCAGGCAGCCCAAGGCGTTCCATTAGGCTCGGACCCATGGCCGACGCACCGTACAAGCTGATCCTCCTCCGCCACGGCGAGAGCGAATGGAACGCGAAGAACCTGTTCACCGGCTGGGTGGACGTCAATCTCACCGACAAGGGAGAGAAGGAGGCGGTGCGCGGCGGTGAGCTGCTCAAGGACGCCGGCCTGCTCCCCGATGTCCTGCACACCTCCCTCCAGAAGCGCGCCATCCGCACCGCGCAGCTCGCGCTGGAGTCCGCCGACCGGCACTGGATCCCCGTCCAGCGCTCCTGGCGCCTGAACGAGCGCCACTACGGCGCCCTCCAGGGCAAGGACAAGGCGCAGACGCTCGCCGAGTTCGGCGAGGAGCAGTTCATGCTCTGGCGCCGCTCGTACGACACCCCGCCGCCCGCGCTGGAGGACGGCACCGAGTTCTCGCAGAGCGACGACCCGCGCTACGCCGCGATCCCGAGCGACATCCGCCCCCGGACGGAGTGCCTCAAGGACGTCGTCGACCGGATGCTGCCGTACTGGTACGACTCGATCGTCCCGGACCTGCTCGCCGGCCGTACGGTCCTGATCGCCGCCCACGGCAACAGCCTGCGCGCGCTGGTCAAGCACCTCGACGGCATCTCCGACGCGGACATCGCGGGCCTGAACATCCCGACCGGCATCCCCCTCGTGTACGAGCTGGACGCAGACTTCCACCCGGTCACCCCGGGCGGCACCTACCTGGACGCCGACGCGGCGGCCGCCGCCATCGAGGCCGTCAAGAACCAGGGCAAGAAGTAGCGGCAAGAAGTAGCGGCAAGAAGCAGGACGAGAAGCCGCGAGAGAAGCAGTCAGCAGCGGCGAAGGCCGCCGTCCGCCGGAACGTTCCTGTTCCGGGGGCGGCGGCCTTGTGCGTTGGCGTTTGCGTCTGCGTACGGTGCTTCAGGTGTAGTTCCGGCGGTGGTACGGCTGCTAGCCGCAGCCGCCGCCGCACTGGCAGGAGCCGCCCGACTGGCAGCCGCAGCCGCAGCCCGAGCCGCAGCCGCAGGCGCCGAGGACGGGCAGGTGCACGATCGAGCGGGGCGCTGAGCCGGGGGTGTCCTGCGGGGGCTGGGTTATGGGGGAATCGGCCATGGAATGAGCCTCCTCAAAAGGCGCGCACGGATGTCGCCATATCCCATTGCACGCCCATGGGGCCGGGCGCATCAAGGGCGCATCCGGGCAGGCGCCGCCGTATGCACCCGGCGTACGCGCCCCGGCGCGCTCGCCCCCGACGCGCTCGCCCGCCGCTACGGACGTGGGGCACGCGCCGGAGCGGCCCGTGCCCCACAGCCGGGCGGTCCGCCCGTTACGCGCCCTCGACCGGCGTCTCCGCCTGCTGGATCTCGTCCGCGTGCTCGCCCGTCACCAGGTAGACGACACGCTTGGCGACCGACACCGCGTGGTCCGCGAACCGCTCGTAGTAGCGGCCCAGCAGCGTCACATCCACCGCCGTCTCGATGCCGTGCTTCCAGCGGTCGTCCATCAGGTGCTGGAACAGCGTGCGGTGCAGCAGGTCCATCTCGTCGTCGTCCTGCTCCAGCTGGAGCGCCAGCTCGACGTCCTTGGTGATGATGACCTCGGCGGCCTTCGCCATCAGGCGCTGCGCCAGCTGCCCCATCTCCAGCAGCGTCGTGTGCAGGTCGTGCGGCACGGGCGACTGCGGGAAGCGGAGCCTGGCCTGCTTGGCGACGTGCTGGGCCAGGTCGCCCGCGCGCTCCAGGTCGGCGCTCATCCGCAGCGACGTGACCACGATCCGCAGATCCGTCGCCACGGGCTGCTGCCGTGCCAGCAGGGCGATCGCCCTGGCCTCCAGGTCGTGCTGGAGGTCGTCGACCTTCTGGTCACCGGCGATCACGCTCTCGGCGAGCCTCAGATCCGCGTCGAGCATGGCCGTGGTGGCGCGGCCGATGGCGGAACCGACCAGCCGGGCCATCTCGACCAGGTCCTCGCCTATCGAGTCCAGTTCCTCGTGGTACGCGTCCCGCATGGGGTTTGTCCCTCTCTTGTACGTTCCTGCCGTAAGGAAGGCCGGCGGTGAGACCGGTGGGTAAGGCCGGTGGTGGTGCCGGTACGGAGACCAGCGGTGAGACCGCTGGGGCCCCACGATGTCACGGTGGGCCCGGGACAAGTCCGGACCCTCCACCCCAAGTGAACCGGCTCTTGCTCCTCGGTGAACTCTGGGCGACGAGTGGCCGAGGAGGACCCTTGATGGCTGGGAGAGTGTCAGTGGGCGCGCATAACCTGGACGCATGGACGTGAACGCGGCAGTCGCCGCATTGGCAGCGATCGCCGGGGTGTGCACCGGCGTGATCGCCATGCTGGCGTTTCGCTGGAGCGAACGCGACCAGGCCAGGCCCACCCGCACCTCGCTGAACACGGACGCCGTGCTGCCCCCGGGCGTCGACACGGTCCTGTCCGTGCTCCGCTCCTCCGCGGTCGTCCTCGACGAGAGCGACTCCGTGGTCAAGGCCAGCTCCGCCGCGTACGCGCTGGGGCTGGTCCGGGGCGGGAAGCTGGCCGTGGAGCCGATGCTCCACATGGCCCGCGACACCCGCAGGGACGGCGAGATACGGCAGGTGGAGCTGGACCTGCCCCGGCGCGGTACGGGCCGGGGCGAGGCCCTCGCCGTGTCCGCCCGGGTCGCGCCGCTCGGCTCCCGCCTCGTGCTGCTCCTGGTGGAGGACCTCACGGAGGCCCGCCGTATCGAAGCGGTACGGCGGGATTTCGTGGCGAATGTCAGCCATGAGCTGAAGACCCCCACCGGGGCGCTCTCCCTGCTCTCCGAGGCCGTCATGGACGCCTCGGACGACCCCGAGGCGGTCACCCGCTTCGCCGGCCGGATGCAGATCGAGGCGACGCGGCTCACCAACCTCGTGCAGGAGCTGATCGACCTCTCCCGGGTGCAGAACGACGACCCGCTGGAGGACTCCGAATCCGTGCGCGTGGACGAGCTGATCGCCGAGGCCATGGACCGCTGCCGGCAGCCCGCGTCCACCAAACAGATCAACATGGCCTCCGGAGGCACGCCCGGCCTGCGCGTTTGGGGGAACCGCAGCCAGCTCGCCGGAGCCCTCGGCAATCTCGTGGAGAACGCCGTCAACTACTCACCGGCCCGGACCCGCGTCGGCATCGCCGTACACCGCGTGTCCGCGTCCGGGGGAAACCTGATCGAGATAGCCGTGACCGACCAGGGCATAGGCATCTCCGAGAAGGACCGTGAACGGGTCTTCGAGCGGTTCTACCGCGTAGACCCGGCCCGCTCCCGGGCCACCGGTGGTACGGGGCTCGGCCTCGCCATCGTCAAGCATGTGGCCGCCTCGCACGGCGGGGAGGTCACCGTATGGAGTTCGGAGGGACAGGGCTCGACGTTCACCCTGCGGCTGCCCGAAGCGGGCGGCGGCAAGCAGAAGCGTGCGCGGGACGCCCCGGACACCTCCGTCTCCACCGCACCGGCTGCCGCAGCCGGCCGCCCGGCCGAGGAAGACCACGGCCCCTACCCCGCAGACCCCAGCCTTCGGCTGGCTCCCCCGACCGTGATTCCTGCCCCGGAGGTCCTTCCGTGACCCGAGTGCTCGTCGTCGAGGATGAGGAATCCTTCAGCGACGCCCTGTCCTACATGCTCCGCAAGGAAGGCTTCGAGGTCGCCATCGCGACCACCGGGCCCGCGGGGCTCGACGAGTTCGAACGCAACGGCGCCGACCTCGTCCTCCTCGACCTGATGCTGCCCGGCCTGCCGGGCACCGAGGTCTGCCGCCAGCTGCGCGGCAAGTCCAATGTCCCGGTGATCATGGTGACCGCCAAGGACAGTGAGATCGACAAGGTCGTCGGCCTGGAGATAGGGGCCGACGACTATGTGACCAAGCCCTTCTCCTCGCGGGAGCTGGTGGCCCGCATCCGCGCGGTGCTGCGCCGCCGCGGCGAGCCGGAGGAGGTCACCCCGGCGGCCCTGGAGGCCGGCCCGGTCCGGATGGACGTGGACCGCCACGTCGTCACCGTCTCCGGCGGCAAGGTCGATCTGCCCCTCAAGGAGTTCGACCTGCTGGAAATGCTCCTGCGC encodes the following:
- a CDS encoding sensor histidine kinase encodes the protein MDVNAAVAALAAIAGVCTGVIAMLAFRWSERDQARPTRTSLNTDAVLPPGVDTVLSVLRSSAVVLDESDSVVKASSAAYALGLVRGGKLAVEPMLHMARDTRRDGEIRQVELDLPRRGTGRGEALAVSARVAPLGSRLVLLLVEDLTEARRIEAVRRDFVANVSHELKTPTGALSLLSEAVMDASDDPEAVTRFAGRMQIEATRLTNLVQELIDLSRVQNDDPLEDSESVRVDELIAEAMDRCRQPASTKQINMASGGTPGLRVWGNRSQLAGALGNLVENAVNYSPARTRVGIAVHRVSASGGNLIEIAVTDQGIGISEKDRERVFERFYRVDPARSRATGGTGLGLAIVKHVAASHGGEVTVWSSEGQGSTFTLRLPEAGGGKQKRARDAPDTSVSTAPAAAAGRPAEEDHGPYPADPSLRLAPPTVIPAPEVLP
- the phoU gene encoding phosphate signaling complex protein PhoU; the encoded protein is MRDAYHEELDSIGEDLVEMARLVGSAIGRATTAMLDADLRLAESVIAGDQKVDDLQHDLEARAIALLARQQPVATDLRIVVTSLRMSADLERAGDLAQHVAKQARLRFPQSPVPHDLHTTLLEMGQLAQRLMAKAAEVIITKDVELALQLEQDDDEMDLLHRTLFQHLMDDRWKHGIETAVDVTLLGRYYERFADHAVSVAKRVVYLVTGEHADEIQQAETPVEGA
- a CDS encoding response regulator transcription factor, which translates into the protein MTRVLVVEDEESFSDALSYMLRKEGFEVAIATTGPAGLDEFERNGADLVLLDLMLPGLPGTEVCRQLRGKSNVPVIMVTAKDSEIDKVVGLEIGADDYVTKPFSSRELVARIRAVLRRRGEPEEVTPAALEAGPVRMDVDRHVVTVSGGKVDLPLKEFDLLEMLLRNAGRVLTRMQLIDRVWGADYVGDTKTLDVHVKRLRAKIEPDPGAPRYLVTVRGLGYKFEP
- a CDS encoding phosphoglyceromutase, which translates into the protein MADAPYKLILLRHGESEWNAKNLFTGWVDVNLTDKGEKEAVRGGELLKDAGLLPDVLHTSLQKRAIRTAQLALESADRHWIPVQRSWRLNERHYGALQGKDKAQTLAEFGEEQFMLWRRSYDTPPPALEDGTEFSQSDDPRYAAIPSDIRPRTECLKDVVDRMLPYWYDSIVPDLLAGRTVLIAAHGNSLRALVKHLDGISDADIAGLNIPTGIPLVYELDADFHPVTPGGTYLDADAAAAAIEAVKNQGKK